The following are encoded in a window of Lagenorhynchus albirostris chromosome 3, mLagAlb1.1, whole genome shotgun sequence genomic DNA:
- the MYOT gene encoding myotilin isoform X1 codes for MFNYERPKHFIQSQNPCGSRLQPPGPETSSYSSQTKQSSIIIQPRQCKEQRYSASSTVSSHITMSSSAFPGSPQQLAGSNPGQRVTATYNQSPANFLSSILPSQPDYNSSNIPSTVDSNYQQPSVGQPVNAKPSQNANTKPTPRTPDHEIQGSKEALIQDLERKLKCKDNLLHNGNQRLTYEEKMARRLLGPQNAAAVFQAQNDSEAQDPAQHNSEHARLQLPTSQVRSRSSSRGDVNDQDAIQEKFYPPRFIQVPENMSIEEGRFCRMDFKVSGLPAPDVSWYLNGQPVQSDDFHKMIVSEKGFHSLIFEVVRASDAGAYTCVAKNRAGEATFTVQLDVLAKEHRRAPMFIYKPQSKKVFEGDSVKLECQISAIPPPKLFWKRNNEMVQFNTDRISLYHDNSGRVTLLIKDVNKKDAGWYTVSAVNEAGVTTCNTRLDVTARPNQTPPAPKQLRVRPTFSKYLALNGKGLDVKQAFNPEGEFQRLAAQSGLYESEEL; via the exons ATGTTTAACTACGAACGTCCAAAACACTTCATCCAATCCCAAAACCCATGTGGCTCCAGACTGCAGCCTCCTGGACCGGAAACCTCCAGCTACTCTAGCCAGACCAAACAGTCTTCTATTATAATCCAGCCCCGCCAGTGCAAAGAGCAAAGATATTCTGCCTCCTCAACAGTGAGCTCTCACATCACTATGTCCTCCTCTGCTTTCCCTGGTTCTCCTCAGCAGCTTGCTGGCTCCAACCCAGGCCAAAGGGTTACAGCCACTTATAACCAGTCCCCAGCCAACTTCCTCAGCTCCATATTACCATCACAGCCTGATTACAATAGCAGTAACATCCCTTCCACTGTGGACTCCAa ctatcAACAACCCTCAGTTGGCCAACCTGTAAATGCTAAGCCATCCCAAAATGCAAATACTAAGCCCACACCAAGGACTCCTGACCATGAAATACAAGGATCAAAAGAAGCTCTGATTCAAGATTTGGAGAGAAAGCTAAAATGCAAGGACAACCTTCTTCATAATGGAAACCAA cgGCTAACATATGAGGAGAAGATGGCTCGCAGATTGCTAGGACCACAGAATGCAGCTGCTGTGTTTCAAGCTCAAAATGACAGTGAGGCACAAGATCCAGCACag CACAATTCAGAACATGCACGACTGCAACTTCCTACATCACaagtaag aagTAGATCATCTTCAAGGGGAGATGTGAATGATCAGGATGCAATCCAGGAGAAATTTTACCCGCCTCGTTTCATTCAAGTGCCAGAGAACATGTCAATTGAAGAAGGAAGATTCTGCAGAATGGACTTCAAA gTTAGTGGACTACCAGCTCCTGATGTGTCATGGTATCTAAATGGACAACCAGTTCAATCAGATGATTTTCACAAAATGATAGTGTCTGAAAAGGGTTTTCATTCACTCATCTTCGAAGTGGTCAGAGCTTCAGATGCAGGGGCTTATACATGTGTTGCCAAGAATAGAGCAGGAGAAGCCACCTTTACTGTGCAGCTGGACGTCCTGG CAAAAGAACATAGAAGAGCACCAATGTTCATCTACAAACCACAGAGTAAAAAAGTTTTTGAGGGAGACTCAGTGAAGCTAGAATGCCAAATCTCAGCTATACCACCACCAAAgcttttctggaaaagaaataatgaaatggtACAATTCAACACTGATCGAATAAG ttTATATCATGATAACTCTGGAAGAGTTACTTTACTGATAAAAGATGTAAACAAGAAAGACGCTGGGTGGTATACTGTGTCTGCAGTTAATGAAGCTGGAGTGACCACATGTAACACGAGATTAGATGTTACAG CCCGTCCAAACCAAACTCCTCCAGCTCCTAAGCAGTTACGTGTCCGACCaactttcagcaaatatttagcaCTTAACGGGAAAGGTTTGGATGTGAAACAAGCTTTTAACCCTGAAGGAGAGTTTCAGCGTCTGGCAGCTCAATCTGGACTCTATGAAAGTGAAGAACTTTAA
- the MYOT gene encoding myotilin isoform X2 translates to MFNYERPKHFIQSQNPCGSRLQPPGPETSSYSSQTKQSSIIIQPRQCKEQRYSASSTVSSHITMSSSAFPGSPQQLAGSNPGQRVTATYNQSPANFLSSILPSQPDYNSSNIPSTVDSNYQQPSVGQPVNAKPSQNANTKPTPRTPDHEIQGSKEALIQDLERKLKCKDNLLHNGNQRLTYEEKMARRLLGPQNAAAVFQAQNDSEAQDPAQQHNSEHARLQLPTSQVRSRSSSRGDVNDQDAIQEKFYPPRFIQVPENMSIEEGRFCRMDFKVSGLPAPDVSWYLNGQPVQSDDFHKMIVSEKGFHSLIFEVVRASDAGAYTCVAKNRAGEATFTVQLDVLAKEHRRAPMFIYKPQSKKVFEGDSVKLECQISAIPPPKLFWKRNNEMVQFNTDRISLYHDNSGRVTLLIKDVNKKDAGWYTVSAVNEAGVTTCNTRLDVTARPNQTPPAPKQLRVRPTFSKYLALNGKGLDVKQAFNPEGEFQRLAAQSGLYESEEL, encoded by the exons ATGTTTAACTACGAACGTCCAAAACACTTCATCCAATCCCAAAACCCATGTGGCTCCAGACTGCAGCCTCCTGGACCGGAAACCTCCAGCTACTCTAGCCAGACCAAACAGTCTTCTATTATAATCCAGCCCCGCCAGTGCAAAGAGCAAAGATATTCTGCCTCCTCAACAGTGAGCTCTCACATCACTATGTCCTCCTCTGCTTTCCCTGGTTCTCCTCAGCAGCTTGCTGGCTCCAACCCAGGCCAAAGGGTTACAGCCACTTATAACCAGTCCCCAGCCAACTTCCTCAGCTCCATATTACCATCACAGCCTGATTACAATAGCAGTAACATCCCTTCCACTGTGGACTCCAa ctatcAACAACCCTCAGTTGGCCAACCTGTAAATGCTAAGCCATCCCAAAATGCAAATACTAAGCCCACACCAAGGACTCCTGACCATGAAATACAAGGATCAAAAGAAGCTCTGATTCAAGATTTGGAGAGAAAGCTAAAATGCAAGGACAACCTTCTTCATAATGGAAACCAA cgGCTAACATATGAGGAGAAGATGGCTCGCAGATTGCTAGGACCACAGAATGCAGCTGCTGTGTTTCAAGCTCAAAATGACAGTGAGGCACAAGATCCAGCACag CAGCACAATTCAGAACATGCACGACTGCAACTTCCTACATCACaagtaag aagTAGATCATCTTCAAGGGGAGATGTGAATGATCAGGATGCAATCCAGGAGAAATTTTACCCGCCTCGTTTCATTCAAGTGCCAGAGAACATGTCAATTGAAGAAGGAAGATTCTGCAGAATGGACTTCAAA gTTAGTGGACTACCAGCTCCTGATGTGTCATGGTATCTAAATGGACAACCAGTTCAATCAGATGATTTTCACAAAATGATAGTGTCTGAAAAGGGTTTTCATTCACTCATCTTCGAAGTGGTCAGAGCTTCAGATGCAGGGGCTTATACATGTGTTGCCAAGAATAGAGCAGGAGAAGCCACCTTTACTGTGCAGCTGGACGTCCTGG CAAAAGAACATAGAAGAGCACCAATGTTCATCTACAAACCACAGAGTAAAAAAGTTTTTGAGGGAGACTCAGTGAAGCTAGAATGCCAAATCTCAGCTATACCACCACCAAAgcttttctggaaaagaaataatgaaatggtACAATTCAACACTGATCGAATAAG ttTATATCATGATAACTCTGGAAGAGTTACTTTACTGATAAAAGATGTAAACAAGAAAGACGCTGGGTGGTATACTGTGTCTGCAGTTAATGAAGCTGGAGTGACCACATGTAACACGAGATTAGATGTTACAG CCCGTCCAAACCAAACTCCTCCAGCTCCTAAGCAGTTACGTGTCCGACCaactttcagcaaatatttagcaCTTAACGGGAAAGGTTTGGATGTGAAACAAGCTTTTAACCCTGAAGGAGAGTTTCAGCGTCTGGCAGCTCAATCTGGACTCTATGAAAGTGAAGAACTTTAA